AGGTGTGCAAAAGTCCGTAAAATCCTATGGTGGCGCCCAGACGTTTGGGGTTGTGTCCGAAGTCCAGCAGTGTTTCTGATGATTTTTCAAACAACAGGTCATACATGACTCGCCGATTATACTGGCAGATGGGGTTGAACTCATGCGGTAGTGTAAAAACACAATGGTGATACGACACAGGCAACAAATCATTGATTCTTGCATCAACCCATCGTTTCTGGGCAATATGGTTGCAGCCGGGACAGTGGCGGTTCCGGCAGGAGTTGTATCCTTTTTCCATGTGGCTGCAAGTGTCGCAAACCTCCCAGTGGGTGCCGAACTCACCGCATCGGCAATGCTCAATATCGTACATGACCTTATGCTGCCGTGGATGGAGTCGGTGTACCGATCGAAATTGATTACCATGTTTCCTGAATATATCACCAAGGTTTGGGCTTGATTGAAGCTTTTCCGGAAGTTGTGTATGGCTGCAAAGCGTCGTCATAGGTTATCGGAGCCCAAAGCAGAGGAGATAAGGGGGCAGCACGGTGCAAGAATTATGACAGGCGTGGCAGTTGCGTCTTTTTGCAAATGACATGACTGGCGAAATTCTTGCGGGAGGGCTGACCCCCGTTCTCCGGTAAAGTTATCTCCATAGGTGTTTAAAAGCTTTGTTTTTCAAACGTTTAAAATTCTGTATAGCCTTTAAAATAGGCGATGTCCGCCGACTAGGCTTAATGTAACAAGTTCTTGTGTGGATCAGTATACCTTTCACGAAAAAATATCTAACTGTATATCATGCTAAAATGGATGAAGTGTAGAAATGTTTATCACCTTTATATCTGTCCTCTTTTCCATTTTTGAAATGGCAAAAAAAATCCAGATCTGCATTTGTTCCAATCGTCAAAACTCAAGTTTATTGCAACAAGTCTTACTCCATAAAAACGCAACCATTGTTTCGATATCATCAAAAGCCATATCAGTGAAATGCCTGGA
The nucleotide sequence above comes from Desulfotignum phosphitoxidans DSM 13687. Encoded proteins:
- a CDS encoding IS91 family transposase; translated protein: MTTLCSHTQLPEKLQSSPNLGDIFRKHGNQFRSVHRLHPRQHKVMYDIEHCRCGEFGTHWEVCDTCSHMEKGYNSCRNRHCPGCNHIAQKRWVDARINDLLPVSYHHCVFTLPHEFNPICQYNRRVMYDLLFEKSSETLLDFGHNPKRLGATIGFYGLLHTWGGKMWQHPHVHFITTAGGIAPDGHWVEPKYHSSFLFPVTALSNVFRAKFLEGLKEIHHKLKFPDNLSFLADPQHPSAQWLYP